A single window of Shinella zoogloeoides DNA harbors:
- a CDS encoding mobilization protein produces MARKSIEQRLAELDAQRSALKARLSKQERANDTRRKVLLGALVLHRLENANDPEFTKRLGDWLRRELPGFLTRDADKDLFDDILKEGSLGGS; encoded by the coding sequence ATGGCTCGCAAGTCTATCGAACAACGCCTGGCGGAACTGGATGCGCAGCGCTCCGCTCTCAAGGCTCGGCTATCGAAGCAGGAACGCGCTAATGATACGCGCCGTAAGGTGCTTCTGGGCGCACTCGTCCTGCACCGTCTGGAGAACGCCAATGATCCGGAATTCACAAAGCGCCTTGGGGATTGGCTGCGACGCGAGCTGCCCGGGTTCCTGACGCGGGATGCAGATAAGGATCTATTCGACGATATCCTGAAGGAGGGGAGCCTGGGTGGGTCCTGA